The Bacteroidota bacterium genomic interval TGATGTACGGCCATGAAAAGCCTTATGAAAAGCCAGTATTTTCTTTTTATTGTTGTGAAAAGAAGCCAGTTTTAAAGCATTCTCATTGGCTTCAGCCCCTGAATTACACAGGAAAAGACTGTAGTCATCGTAGCCTGATAATTTTCCCAGTTTTTCGGCCAGCTGAATTTGCAGGTCATTGATTACGGCATTGGAGTAAAATGCAATCTGGTCCAGTTGCTTTTTTAATTTTTCAACATAATGCGGATGATGATGCCCGACAGAAATTACGGCATGCCCACCATAAAAATCCAGGTACATGTTGCCGTTTTTGTCCCACAGGTAACAACCCTGCGATTTGACAGGTTCTATATCAAAAAGAGAATATACATTGAATGGTTTCATTCTAAAATAATTAATTTTAAAGGATGAATGTAACTACATGTTTGCTATTTTACTTTCGGTGAACTCGTAAACTCGGTTTATTCGTGTTTGTATATGTTAGCAAACATGTTCGTTTCAATCGTAAAAAATTTAGTAATCCATTAAACTTGTTAAATATTTACCTTCATTGAAACTTTTTCGATTTTGCGGATCTAATACTAATATCCTATAGGTTTTAATTTTAACCCGGTAGTTTCATCAAGGCCAAACAAAAGGTTCATGTTTTGTACAGCCTGGCCTGAAGCTCCTTTAACCAGATTGTCAATTACGCTGGTAATTAGTAGGTTGCTGTCAACCTTTTCCAGTGAAAGCACGCATTTGTTGGTGTTTACCACCATCTTCAGATTCGGGCTTTTATCAGAAAGGGAAACAAAAGGATGTCCACTGTAAAAATCTTTATAAATTGCTTTTAGTTCTTCAAGTGAAGAGTCACATTGGGTATAGGCTGTAACCAGTATGCCACGGGAAAAGTTGCCTCTCATGGGAATAAAATTCAGCTGCCCCTGATATCCCTCCTGCAGTTGATGAACAGATTCATTGATCTCTTTAAGATGTTGATGAACAAAAGGTTTGTAAACAGAAACATTATCATTGCGCCAACTGAAGTGGGTCGTGGCCGATGGTGCTTGCCCTGCTCCCGTCGAACCGGTTATTCCATTGATGTGAATGTCTGCAATCTGCAATTTTGAGCTGAATAGGGGAAGTATGGCCAGTTGAATGGCAGTGGCGAAACAGCCGGGATTGGCAATATGAGTTGCTTGTGTGATCTTGTCCCGGTTTATTTCGGGCAAGCCGTAAACAAAATCATTGCCTTCTTCTTTTAATCTGAAATCCTGGCTAAGATCGATGATTTTTGTTTTCCTGGAAATATTATTTCCCTGAAGAAAAGTTTTTGAATGGCCATGCCCCTGGCAAAGGAAAATTACATCTGCAGCACTGAAATTGGGCTCTCCAAATTTTAAAGTTGTTTCACCTATCAGATCTTCATGTACCTCATAAACATATTTGCCAAAATTGCTCTGGCTGTTTACAAAAGCAATTTCAACTTCAGGATGCCGGAGAAGTATCCTGAGGAGTTCTCCGGCAGTATAACCTGCTCCTCCTATAATTCCTGCTTTGATCATTTTGAAGTGGAAATTATAAGATGATGTTGTCTTTCTTATTTACTGAATAGTAAATTTTCATTTGATTGGCCAGTATGGTTGTAAATCCCCTGACATCTTCACCTGTCCAGGCTTTGTTTTCTTCGCCGTAATTCCCGAATTTGGAATTCATCAGGTCGAAGTCTGATTCAACCCCTATAACCTGAAAACGGTAAGGGAAAAGTTTTACCAATACTTTTCCTGTGACATTTCTTTGGGAGCTTTCAAGGAATTGTTCAATATCGCGCATCACAGGTTCCAGGTACTGGGCTTCATGAAGCAGCATGCCATACCAGTTACCCATCTGATCTTTCCAGTATTGCTGCCATTTGGTGCAGACATGTTTTTCGAGGGTCTGATGAGCTTTAATGATGATCAGTGCTGCAGCAGCTTCAAAGCCTACCCGTCCTTTTATTCCGATGATGGTATCGCCCATGTGCATATCACGGCCAACGGCAAATGCGGAACCTAAAGCCTCGACTTCCCTGATCGCATCAACCGGATTCGAATATTTCTTTCCGTTTACGGCTTTCAAT includes:
- the argC gene encoding N-acetyl-gamma-glutamyl-phosphate reductase, with amino-acid sequence MIKAGIIGGAGYTAGELLRILLRHPEVEIAFVNSQSNFGKYVYEVHEDLIGETTLKFGEPNFSAADVIFLCQGHGHSKTFLQGNNISRKTKIIDLSQDFRLKEEGNDFVYGLPEINRDKITQATHIANPGCFATAIQLAILPLFSSKLQIADIHINGITGSTGAGQAPSATTHFSWRNDNVSVYKPFVHQHLKEINESVHQLQEGYQGQLNFIPMRGNFSRGILVTAYTQCDSSLEELKAIYKDFYSGHPFVSLSDKSPNLKMVVNTNKCVLSLEKVDSNLLITSVIDNLVKGASGQAVQNMNLLFGLDETTGLKLKPIGY